The Xiphophorus maculatus strain JP 163 A chromosome 23, X_maculatus-5.0-male, whole genome shotgun sequence genome contains a region encoding:
- the LOC102231742 gene encoding FERM and PDZ domain-containing protein 1-like isoform X2 translates to MEENERCRSRSPARRTNRVQQVVGTIIRRTRESLSRERLLGDGRSQRSNSLSSQSFQAKLTLQITRDPVLDRSTGHGFTLTTDNPLLVRDVAPGSPADGILFPGDQVLQINDKVMEDLSPEQVEIILRELEDCINVTILRHMTNPKSSIMSAEKRARLRSNPVKVRFAEEVVVNGHTQGNSLLFLPNVLKVYLENGQTKAFKFDNTTSVKDIVLTLKEKLSIRVIEYFGLVLEQQYSITKLLLLHEDELIQKVVQKKDSHDYRCLFRVCFIPRDPTDMLQEDSLAFEYLFLQSVGDVLQERFAVEMKCNTALRLAALHMHERLDSCGQTRTSIKSITKEFGLDSFISPTLLSNMREKDLRKAISYHLKKIQALLEPRQKVITATQARLAYLTQLGELISYGGRSYTATMMLQDREVMVSLLVGAKYGLSQVINHKINMISTLVEFSSISKVELLSESDKVSLLRISLHDMKPFALLMDSMAAKDLGCLLGGYCKLLVDPSVNVFRLGRPKVRVHRIPAEEGYVSRCCSESDDSTDDDDPMDSQSYKGSDPASTDWEERRRGEEKKRKEEERKEREEHKGKQEVKIIVTTEGKENESEEEVGATGSGLRKFKVVDEGMNLETSWYHTDPRVTSSFSSLSSSSLSTALDESNAAAKAPSHLDALCGSSPGEDPSNLDVHHPYLLEPKRQGPLRPTNLNYRGNDNSFLCFAELSKDDFLPSPAGATSDDDDDDDDEEEEDLGIHKLRRISKIPSSRDLRMIDSTPFERLPIKRKKKTPPKVPVRTSSIPGSKSAQVEHRLSKDEDSLFLTPSPNPKPALLLKDNVSESEDEFFDAQDRFTPPVPDFSDAELADRRNANRLSGTWNSLPSVQGKEPSSPLASKPRSPKMKKDSELLKDSTNQLVHPQPSASKSCQKPETKVKPPLAPKPQLLPKPQMMPPKSPQHGRSYAQCNGDASGHLSSELLEMEPDTMEFKSVTLGGLPLPSSMITAVRCKKQAVTNTTLQSEEKTNKQENNLQLNKNLLCENGSHVLTSDKTLISDKKETSRTDEKVNGSNILTKSPPSLHSIPRSNSGTKLAVPPPVPPKPTSSISFHPLSLPASSPVSPTDPNKGMFKDTISTPNGIHPWNNRNGSIQSGPRRVSLSHESLSPKNTDAPLTITTSPTSVNCKGVGGLDSREPGRSGSGSDLRTSSSSLGGRLPASALRGKIQSLPWYMTRSQEILGNLDYPSTSTINGDTSGFGSGLSVASGLSDLNKTPVKDEESIASKSGSKGNILDDGAEVVIATIKEAPEVSSHMKKASGTNGSHPNLSFRDNSPHSGSVSSEQPQSRPHSAVGLGGVTSMQIGGDSPTSSGADTTPPQQHRESCGCRTVYANCFSGDTEDGVSFDEELTVYEFSRRIRPKPAQASSPTTPSPKPNILSLLRDNPRPLSTFSTASSELSPLVSCPVSPTVSLSGRLRSLTNKNYGGLRGGFASLREDIDQLLLVLERGVLDQPQQFSKLESTDLNHNGTEDNTAVGQSCTGISPTIMTEPERSLLQAEARRLASGCQRATRVGWAPDEALRSLTTSFSALVQLSAACLKTNPCPGCDVCRKARLVNKDEDDDGQQPMDKLKEIVGLYREFVGAVETAGTGGVNGSRSVGSGQSQGEEDGVRLLAKRCTLLISTVFALTQLFRTSTLETTDTPGRVPLNF, encoded by the exons AGAGCGTCTCCTCGGCGATGGGCGGTCGCAGCGCTCCAACAGTCTGTCCAGTCAGAGCTTCCAGGCTAAACTGACGCTGCAGATCACCAGAGACCCCGTCCTGGACCGGAGCACCGGACATGGCTTCACTCTCACAACGGACaaccccctgctggtcagggATGTTGCCCCAG GGAGCCCTGCAGATGGAATCCTATTCCCAGGAGACCAGGTGCTGCAGATAAATGATAAAGTGATGGAGGATTTGAGTCCAGAGCAGGTGGAGATCATCTTGAG GGAATTGGAGGATTGCATTAATGTGACTATTCTGCGGCACATGACA AATCCGAAGTCGTCCATAATGTCAGCAGAGAAGAGAGCTCGTCTGAGGAGTAATCCAGTCAAAGTGCGCTTTGCAGAGGAGGTGGTGGTCAATGGGCACACtcag GGAAACTCTCTTCTCTTCCTTCCTAATGTCCTGAAAGTCTATCTCGAGAATGGCCAGACCAAGGCCTTTAAGTTTGACAATACAACCTCTGTGAAG GACATTGTTCTGACTCTGAAGGAAAAACTGTCCATCCGGGTGATTGAGTACTTTGGTCTGGTACTAGAGCAACAGTATAGCATCACAAAACTATTACTACTGCATGAAGATGAGCTCATACAAAAG GTGGTGCAGAAAAAAGACTCACATGATTATAGATGTCTGTTCAGGGTTTGCTTCATTCCCAGAGACCCCACAGACATGCTGCAGGAGGACTCCTTAGCCTTTGAGTATCTCTTTTTGCAG AGTGTTGGAGATGTGCTACAGGAGCGTTTTGCTGTGGAGATGAAGTGTAACACGGCGCTACGGCTGGCTGCCTTGCACATGCATGAAAGACTTGATAGTTGTGGACAGACCCGGACATCTATCAAGAGCATTAC GAAGGAGTTTGGCCTGGACAGCTTTATCTCACCCACGCTGCTGAGCAACATGAGGGAGAAGGACCTGAGGAAGGCAATTAGCtaccacctcaaaaaaatccaGGCCCTGCTTGAGCCACGACAGAAG GTAATAACGGCTACGCAGGCTAGATTGGCCTACCTTACTCAGCTTGGAGAACTCATTTCTTATGGTGGACGGTCTTACACAGCAACAATGATG CTTCAGGACAGGGAAGTGATGGTCAGCTTGCTAGTAGGTGCCAAGTATGGATTGAGTCAAGTCATTAACCACAAGATCAACATGATATCCACGTTGGTTGAGTTCAGCAGCATCAGCAAAGTGGAGCTGCTATCTGAGTCGGACAAAGTCAGCCTGCTACGCATTTCACTGCATGATATGAAG CCATTTGCCTTACTGATGGATTCTATGGCTGCCAAAGACTTAGGGTGTCTGCTGGGAGGCTACTGCAAACTCCTGGTGGATCCAAGTGTTAATGTCTTCCGTCTGGGGCGCCCGAAAGTCAGGGTGCACCGGATTCCTGCTGAAGAAG GTTATGTGTCCCGCTGCTGCAGTGAGTCAGATGACTCCACAGATGATGATGATCCAATGGATTCTCAGAGTTACAAAGGCTCAGACCCCGCAAGTACGGACTGGGAAGAGAGGAgaagaggggaggaaaaaaagagaaaagaggaagaaagaaaagaaagagaagaacaCAAAggcaaacaggaagtaaaaataatagTTACAACAGAAGGCAAGGAAAACGAGAGTGAAGAGGAAGTAGGtgcaacaggaagtggtctACGTAAATTTAAAGTTGTGGATGAAGGAATGAACCTGGAGACCAGCTGGTATCACACTGATCCAAGAGTtaccagcagcttctccagcTTGTCCAGCAGTTCCTTGAGCACTGCATTGGATGAAAGCAATGCTGCAGCCAAAGCCCCTTCTCACCTGGATGCTCTTTGTGGATCAAGCCCGGGTGAAGATCCTTCTAACCTGGATGTGCACCACCCTTACCTCCTTGAGCCAAAGCGTCAAGGGCCCCTGCGACCCACAAACCTAAACTACCGTGGCAATGATAATTCTTTCCTCTGCTTTGCAGAGCTCTCCAAGGATGATTTCTTACCTAGTCCAGCAGGAGCTACAAGTGATGacgatgacgatgatgatgacgaggaggaggaggacctGGGTATCCACAAACTGAGACGCATATCTAAGATCCCTAGTTCAAGAGATCtgagaatgattgacagcacaCCTTTTGAACGATTGCccattaaaagaaagaaaaagactcCTCCCAAAGTCCCAGTAAGAACAAGTTCAATTCCTGGAAGTAAATCAGCACAAGTTGAGCACCGCCTGTCTAAAGATGAGGACAGTCTCTTTCTTACTCCTTCGCCAAATCCAAAACCAGCTCTTTTGTTAAAGGACAATGTCTCAGAATCAGAAGATGAGTTTTTTGATGCACAGGATAGGTTTACCCCACCAGTTCCAGATTTTTCAG ATGCTGAACTGGCTGATCGGCGAAATGCCAATCGTTTGAGTGGAACCTGGAATAGTCTTCCATCTGTCCAAGGAAAAGAACCATCATCCCCTCTTGCCAGTAAACCTCGATCACCTAAAATGAAGAAGGATTCTGAGTTGCTAAAAGATTCCACAAACCAACTTGTTCACCCACAACCGAGTGCTTCAAAGTCATGCCAGAAACCTGAAACAAAAGTCAAACCACCACTGGCACCTAAACCCCAGTTGCTTCCCAAACCTCAGATGATGCCTCCCAAGTCACCCCAACATGGAAGATCATATGCCCAGTGCAATGGAGATGCCTCTGGACATTTGTCTTCTGAACTTTTGGAAATGGAGCCAGACACAATGGAGTTCAAGTCTGTCACATTAGGTGGATTGCCTCTTCCTTCATCAATGATTACAGCAGTGAGATGTAAAAAACAGGCAGTAACCAACACAACACTACAGTCAGAGGAAAAGActaacaaacaggaaaacaacttgcaactaaacaaaaatctgcTGTGTGAGAATGGATCACATGTTCTTACTAGTGACAAAACATTAATTTCGGATAAAAAGGAAACATCGAGAACTGATGAGAAAGTAAATGGATCTAACATTCTAACAAAAAGTCCACCAAGCTTACACTCAATCCCTCGCTCCAATTCGGGCACAAAGCTAGCTGTTCCTCCACCGGTTCCCCCTAAACCTACTTCTTCCATCAGCTTCCATCCATTATCTTTACCTGCTAGCTCTCCTGTGTCTCCCACTGATCCAAATAAAGGGATGTTTAAGGATACTATCAGTACACCCAATGGGATCCACCCATGGAACAATCGCAATGGCAGCATCCAGTCAGGACCTAGGAGGGTTTCTCTGAGCCATGAGAGCCTTTCACCAAAAAATACAGATGCACCGCTCACTATTACCACCTCACCCACCTCAGTCAATTGTAAAGGTGTTGGAGGCCTTGACAGCAGAGAACCTGGTCGATCTGGTTCAGGATCTGATCTGAGAACTAGCTCCTCCAGCCTTGGAGGTAGACTACCAGCTTCTGCTCTGAGAGGAAAGATCCAGTCTTTACCATGGTACATGACTCGCTCCCAGGAGATTTTAGGAAATCTGGACTATCCCTCCACAAGTACTATCAATGGAGACACATCTGgctttggttctggtttgtcTGTAGCAAGTGGTCTATCAGACTTAAACAAAACCCCTGTGAAGGACGAAGAGTCAATAGCTTCAAAATCAGGAAGTAAAGGAAACATCTTAGATGACGGAGCAGAGGTTGTCATCGCAACCATCAAAGAAGCTCCAGAAGTAAGTTCACATATGAAAAAGGCCAGTGGAACAAATGGCTCACATCCTAATCTGAGTTTTAGAGATAACAGTCCACACAGTGGCAGTGTTTCTTCAGAGCAGCCACAGTCACGGCCTCATTCAGCTGTTGGCCTGGGAGGTGTGACAAGCATGCAGATTGGAGGGGACTCACCGACCTCCTCTGGAGCAGACACTACTCCTCCACAGCAGCATCGGGAGTCTTGCGGCTGTCGCACTGTCTATGCCAACTGTTTCAGTGGAGACACTGAAGATGGGGTTAGCTTTGATGAGGAACTCACAGTTTATGAGTTCTCTCGCCGCATACGCCCCAAACCTGCTCAGGCATCTTCTCCAACAACTCCCTCTCCAAAACCCAACATTCTGTCACTTCTGAGGGACAACCCTCGGCCACTGTCTACTTTCTCTACTGCATCCTCTGAACTGAGTCCTCTGGTTTCATGTCCAGTTTCACCTACAGTTTCACTCAGTGGTCGTCTTCGTTCCCTTACCAACAAGAACTATGGAGGACTAAGGGGTGGCTTTGCCTCTCTGCGGGAAGACATAGATCAACTTCTTCTTGTATTAGAGAGGGGAGTGCTTGACCAGCCTCAACAATTCTCAAAACTGGAGAGCACAGACTTAAATCACAATGGAACAGAAGACAATACTGCTGTAGGACAGAGCTGCACTGGAATAAGTCCTACCATCATGACAGAGCCTGAAAGGAGTCTTCTCCAGGCAGAGGCCCGTCGACTAGCATCTGGATGTCAGCGGGCCACACGTGTTGGCTGGGCTCCAGATGAGGCTCTTCGTTCTTTAACCACTAGCTTCAGCGCACTAGTTCAGCTGTCAGCTGCCTGCCTGAAAACAAACCCCTGTCCTGGTTGTGATGTCTGCCGTAAAGCAAGACTTGTCAACAAGGATGAGGACGACGATGGGCAGCAGCCTATGGACAAGTTGAAGGAGATAGTTGGTCTGTACCGAGAGTTTGTTGGGGCTGTTGAAACAGCTGGGACTGGTGGTGTGAATGGTAGTCGGAGTGTGGGGTCTGGACAGAGTCAGGGAGAGGAAGATGGAGTGAGGTTGCTTGCCAAACGCTGCACTTTGCTCATATCAACAGTGTTTGCACTCACACAACTCTTCCGGACATCCACACTGGAAACCACGGACACACCTGGCCGTGTACCTCTCAATTTTTGA
- the LOC102231742 gene encoding FERM and PDZ domain-containing protein 1-like isoform X1: protein MEENERCRSRSPARRTNRVQQVVGTIIRRTRESLSRERLLGDGRSQRSNSLSSQSFQAKLTLQITRDPVLDRSTGHGFTLTTDNPLLVRDVAPGSPADGILFPGDQVLQINDKVMEDLSPEQVEIILRELEDCINVTILRHMTNPKSSIMSAEKRARLRSNPVKVRFAEEVVVNGHTQGNSLLFLPNVLKVYLENGQTKAFKFDNTTSVKDIVLTLKEKLSIRVIEYFGLVLEQQYSITKLLLLHEDELIQKVVQKKDSHDYRCLFRVCFIPRDPTDMLQEDSLAFEYLFLQSVGDVLQERFAVEMKCNTALRLAALHMHERLDSCGQTRTSIKSITKEFGLDSFISPTLLSNMREKDLRKAISYHLKKIQALLEPRQKVITATQARLAYLTQLGELISYGGRSYTATMMLQDREVMVSLLVGAKYGLSQVINHKINMISTLVEFSSISKVELLSESDKVSLLRISLHDMKPFALLMDSMAAKDLGCLLGGYCKLLVDPSVNVFRLGRPKVRVHRIPAEEGVCGKFAVIEGVCYESLTSYVSRCCSESDDSTDDDDPMDSQSYKGSDPASTDWEERRRGEEKKRKEEERKEREEHKGKQEVKIIVTTEGKENESEEEVGATGSGLRKFKVVDEGMNLETSWYHTDPRVTSSFSSLSSSSLSTALDESNAAAKAPSHLDALCGSSPGEDPSNLDVHHPYLLEPKRQGPLRPTNLNYRGNDNSFLCFAELSKDDFLPSPAGATSDDDDDDDDEEEEDLGIHKLRRISKIPSSRDLRMIDSTPFERLPIKRKKKTPPKVPVRTSSIPGSKSAQVEHRLSKDEDSLFLTPSPNPKPALLLKDNVSESEDEFFDAQDRFTPPVPDFSDAELADRRNANRLSGTWNSLPSVQGKEPSSPLASKPRSPKMKKDSELLKDSTNQLVHPQPSASKSCQKPETKVKPPLAPKPQLLPKPQMMPPKSPQHGRSYAQCNGDASGHLSSELLEMEPDTMEFKSVTLGGLPLPSSMITAVRCKKQAVTNTTLQSEEKTNKQENNLQLNKNLLCENGSHVLTSDKTLISDKKETSRTDEKVNGSNILTKSPPSLHSIPRSNSGTKLAVPPPVPPKPTSSISFHPLSLPASSPVSPTDPNKGMFKDTISTPNGIHPWNNRNGSIQSGPRRVSLSHESLSPKNTDAPLTITTSPTSVNCKGVGGLDSREPGRSGSGSDLRTSSSSLGGRLPASALRGKIQSLPWYMTRSQEILGNLDYPSTSTINGDTSGFGSGLSVASGLSDLNKTPVKDEESIASKSGSKGNILDDGAEVVIATIKEAPEVSSHMKKASGTNGSHPNLSFRDNSPHSGSVSSEQPQSRPHSAVGLGGVTSMQIGGDSPTSSGADTTPPQQHRESCGCRTVYANCFSGDTEDGVSFDEELTVYEFSRRIRPKPAQASSPTTPSPKPNILSLLRDNPRPLSTFSTASSELSPLVSCPVSPTVSLSGRLRSLTNKNYGGLRGGFASLREDIDQLLLVLERGVLDQPQQFSKLESTDLNHNGTEDNTAVGQSCTGISPTIMTEPERSLLQAEARRLASGCQRATRVGWAPDEALRSLTTSFSALVQLSAACLKTNPCPGCDVCRKARLVNKDEDDDGQQPMDKLKEIVGLYREFVGAVETAGTGGVNGSRSVGSGQSQGEEDGVRLLAKRCTLLISTVFALTQLFRTSTLETTDTPGRVPLNF from the exons AGAGCGTCTCCTCGGCGATGGGCGGTCGCAGCGCTCCAACAGTCTGTCCAGTCAGAGCTTCCAGGCTAAACTGACGCTGCAGATCACCAGAGACCCCGTCCTGGACCGGAGCACCGGACATGGCTTCACTCTCACAACGGACaaccccctgctggtcagggATGTTGCCCCAG GGAGCCCTGCAGATGGAATCCTATTCCCAGGAGACCAGGTGCTGCAGATAAATGATAAAGTGATGGAGGATTTGAGTCCAGAGCAGGTGGAGATCATCTTGAG GGAATTGGAGGATTGCATTAATGTGACTATTCTGCGGCACATGACA AATCCGAAGTCGTCCATAATGTCAGCAGAGAAGAGAGCTCGTCTGAGGAGTAATCCAGTCAAAGTGCGCTTTGCAGAGGAGGTGGTGGTCAATGGGCACACtcag GGAAACTCTCTTCTCTTCCTTCCTAATGTCCTGAAAGTCTATCTCGAGAATGGCCAGACCAAGGCCTTTAAGTTTGACAATACAACCTCTGTGAAG GACATTGTTCTGACTCTGAAGGAAAAACTGTCCATCCGGGTGATTGAGTACTTTGGTCTGGTACTAGAGCAACAGTATAGCATCACAAAACTATTACTACTGCATGAAGATGAGCTCATACAAAAG GTGGTGCAGAAAAAAGACTCACATGATTATAGATGTCTGTTCAGGGTTTGCTTCATTCCCAGAGACCCCACAGACATGCTGCAGGAGGACTCCTTAGCCTTTGAGTATCTCTTTTTGCAG AGTGTTGGAGATGTGCTACAGGAGCGTTTTGCTGTGGAGATGAAGTGTAACACGGCGCTACGGCTGGCTGCCTTGCACATGCATGAAAGACTTGATAGTTGTGGACAGACCCGGACATCTATCAAGAGCATTAC GAAGGAGTTTGGCCTGGACAGCTTTATCTCACCCACGCTGCTGAGCAACATGAGGGAGAAGGACCTGAGGAAGGCAATTAGCtaccacctcaaaaaaatccaGGCCCTGCTTGAGCCACGACAGAAG GTAATAACGGCTACGCAGGCTAGATTGGCCTACCTTACTCAGCTTGGAGAACTCATTTCTTATGGTGGACGGTCTTACACAGCAACAATGATG CTTCAGGACAGGGAAGTGATGGTCAGCTTGCTAGTAGGTGCCAAGTATGGATTGAGTCAAGTCATTAACCACAAGATCAACATGATATCCACGTTGGTTGAGTTCAGCAGCATCAGCAAAGTGGAGCTGCTATCTGAGTCGGACAAAGTCAGCCTGCTACGCATTTCACTGCATGATATGAAG CCATTTGCCTTACTGATGGATTCTATGGCTGCCAAAGACTTAGGGTGTCTGCTGGGAGGCTACTGCAAACTCCTGGTGGATCCAAGTGTTAATGTCTTCCGTCTGGGGCGCCCGAAAGTCAGGGTGCACCGGATTCCTGCTGAAGAAGGTGTGTGTGGGAAGTTCGCCGTAATAGAGGGAGTGTGCTATGAATCCCTAACAA GTTATGTGTCCCGCTGCTGCAGTGAGTCAGATGACTCCACAGATGATGATGATCCAATGGATTCTCAGAGTTACAAAGGCTCAGACCCCGCAAGTACGGACTGGGAAGAGAGGAgaagaggggaggaaaaaaagagaaaagaggaagaaagaaaagaaagagaagaacaCAAAggcaaacaggaagtaaaaataatagTTACAACAGAAGGCAAGGAAAACGAGAGTGAAGAGGAAGTAGGtgcaacaggaagtggtctACGTAAATTTAAAGTTGTGGATGAAGGAATGAACCTGGAGACCAGCTGGTATCACACTGATCCAAGAGTtaccagcagcttctccagcTTGTCCAGCAGTTCCTTGAGCACTGCATTGGATGAAAGCAATGCTGCAGCCAAAGCCCCTTCTCACCTGGATGCTCTTTGTGGATCAAGCCCGGGTGAAGATCCTTCTAACCTGGATGTGCACCACCCTTACCTCCTTGAGCCAAAGCGTCAAGGGCCCCTGCGACCCACAAACCTAAACTACCGTGGCAATGATAATTCTTTCCTCTGCTTTGCAGAGCTCTCCAAGGATGATTTCTTACCTAGTCCAGCAGGAGCTACAAGTGATGacgatgacgatgatgatgacgaggaggaggaggacctGGGTATCCACAAACTGAGACGCATATCTAAGATCCCTAGTTCAAGAGATCtgagaatgattgacagcacaCCTTTTGAACGATTGCccattaaaagaaagaaaaagactcCTCCCAAAGTCCCAGTAAGAACAAGTTCAATTCCTGGAAGTAAATCAGCACAAGTTGAGCACCGCCTGTCTAAAGATGAGGACAGTCTCTTTCTTACTCCTTCGCCAAATCCAAAACCAGCTCTTTTGTTAAAGGACAATGTCTCAGAATCAGAAGATGAGTTTTTTGATGCACAGGATAGGTTTACCCCACCAGTTCCAGATTTTTCAG ATGCTGAACTGGCTGATCGGCGAAATGCCAATCGTTTGAGTGGAACCTGGAATAGTCTTCCATCTGTCCAAGGAAAAGAACCATCATCCCCTCTTGCCAGTAAACCTCGATCACCTAAAATGAAGAAGGATTCTGAGTTGCTAAAAGATTCCACAAACCAACTTGTTCACCCACAACCGAGTGCTTCAAAGTCATGCCAGAAACCTGAAACAAAAGTCAAACCACCACTGGCACCTAAACCCCAGTTGCTTCCCAAACCTCAGATGATGCCTCCCAAGTCACCCCAACATGGAAGATCATATGCCCAGTGCAATGGAGATGCCTCTGGACATTTGTCTTCTGAACTTTTGGAAATGGAGCCAGACACAATGGAGTTCAAGTCTGTCACATTAGGTGGATTGCCTCTTCCTTCATCAATGATTACAGCAGTGAGATGTAAAAAACAGGCAGTAACCAACACAACACTACAGTCAGAGGAAAAGActaacaaacaggaaaacaacttgcaactaaacaaaaatctgcTGTGTGAGAATGGATCACATGTTCTTACTAGTGACAAAACATTAATTTCGGATAAAAAGGAAACATCGAGAACTGATGAGAAAGTAAATGGATCTAACATTCTAACAAAAAGTCCACCAAGCTTACACTCAATCCCTCGCTCCAATTCGGGCACAAAGCTAGCTGTTCCTCCACCGGTTCCCCCTAAACCTACTTCTTCCATCAGCTTCCATCCATTATCTTTACCTGCTAGCTCTCCTGTGTCTCCCACTGATCCAAATAAAGGGATGTTTAAGGATACTATCAGTACACCCAATGGGATCCACCCATGGAACAATCGCAATGGCAGCATCCAGTCAGGACCTAGGAGGGTTTCTCTGAGCCATGAGAGCCTTTCACCAAAAAATACAGATGCACCGCTCACTATTACCACCTCACCCACCTCAGTCAATTGTAAAGGTGTTGGAGGCCTTGACAGCAGAGAACCTGGTCGATCTGGTTCAGGATCTGATCTGAGAACTAGCTCCTCCAGCCTTGGAGGTAGACTACCAGCTTCTGCTCTGAGAGGAAAGATCCAGTCTTTACCATGGTACATGACTCGCTCCCAGGAGATTTTAGGAAATCTGGACTATCCCTCCACAAGTACTATCAATGGAGACACATCTGgctttggttctggtttgtcTGTAGCAAGTGGTCTATCAGACTTAAACAAAACCCCTGTGAAGGACGAAGAGTCAATAGCTTCAAAATCAGGAAGTAAAGGAAACATCTTAGATGACGGAGCAGAGGTTGTCATCGCAACCATCAAAGAAGCTCCAGAAGTAAGTTCACATATGAAAAAGGCCAGTGGAACAAATGGCTCACATCCTAATCTGAGTTTTAGAGATAACAGTCCACACAGTGGCAGTGTTTCTTCAGAGCAGCCACAGTCACGGCCTCATTCAGCTGTTGGCCTGGGAGGTGTGACAAGCATGCAGATTGGAGGGGACTCACCGACCTCCTCTGGAGCAGACACTACTCCTCCACAGCAGCATCGGGAGTCTTGCGGCTGTCGCACTGTCTATGCCAACTGTTTCAGTGGAGACACTGAAGATGGGGTTAGCTTTGATGAGGAACTCACAGTTTATGAGTTCTCTCGCCGCATACGCCCCAAACCTGCTCAGGCATCTTCTCCAACAACTCCCTCTCCAAAACCCAACATTCTGTCACTTCTGAGGGACAACCCTCGGCCACTGTCTACTTTCTCTACTGCATCCTCTGAACTGAGTCCTCTGGTTTCATGTCCAGTTTCACCTACAGTTTCACTCAGTGGTCGTCTTCGTTCCCTTACCAACAAGAACTATGGAGGACTAAGGGGTGGCTTTGCCTCTCTGCGGGAAGACATAGATCAACTTCTTCTTGTATTAGAGAGGGGAGTGCTTGACCAGCCTCAACAATTCTCAAAACTGGAGAGCACAGACTTAAATCACAATGGAACAGAAGACAATACTGCTGTAGGACAGAGCTGCACTGGAATAAGTCCTACCATCATGACAGAGCCTGAAAGGAGTCTTCTCCAGGCAGAGGCCCGTCGACTAGCATCTGGATGTCAGCGGGCCACACGTGTTGGCTGGGCTCCAGATGAGGCTCTTCGTTCTTTAACCACTAGCTTCAGCGCACTAGTTCAGCTGTCAGCTGCCTGCCTGAAAACAAACCCCTGTCCTGGTTGTGATGTCTGCCGTAAAGCAAGACTTGTCAACAAGGATGAGGACGACGATGGGCAGCAGCCTATGGACAAGTTGAAGGAGATAGTTGGTCTGTACCGAGAGTTTGTTGGGGCTGTTGAAACAGCTGGGACTGGTGGTGTGAATGGTAGTCGGAGTGTGGGGTCTGGACAGAGTCAGGGAGAGGAAGATGGAGTGAGGTTGCTTGCCAAACGCTGCACTTTGCTCATATCAACAGTGTTTGCACTCACACAACTCTTCCGGACATCCACACTGGAAACCACGGACACACCTGGCCGTGTACCTCTCAATTTTTGA